Genomic DNA from Alphaproteobacteria bacterium RIFCSPHIGHO2_01_FULL_41_14:
TCTACATGCGACGGAATTTAAATCTGTGTATACCAGCGCTGGATTGATTGATGAAAGAGATCCGGAAATCATTGGTCGAATTACAGTAGAGCTTATCGATTGGAAGGACAGGGGGAAAGCAACCCCGCTGCTAGATCGTTATTTGAAAACCATGCAAGTTTTCCCCGGGTTAAAGATCGAGTTGGAGAAACAAAATAGTGGTCCCACCCAAGGAAAGGATATTCAAATTGAGATCACCTCCCAATCTCCTGAACTCATAGAGCCCGAACTAAAGAGACTTCGTTCCTTTATAGATAAAATACCAGGATTAAAGGATATTGACGATACAAGTCCCTTGCCAGGAATTGAATGGGCTGTTCAGATTGATCGTATTGAAGCCGCGAAAGCGGGCACAAATCTTGTGCAGATTGGTAACGTTGTGCAAATGGTGGGGGATGGCGTTAGAGTCTCCTCTTACCAGCCGTCTGAAAGTAAAAAAGCAGTCGATGTTACCCTTCGGTTTCCCGAAGAATATCGAAATCTGAAAAATCTTCAGGGGCTTAGATTACCGACGAAAGAAGGGGCTTTACCCGTGGATTCTTTCATCAAAGTTTTGCCCAAACAAAAAGTTCACACCCTAGATCGTATTAATGGGAAATCTGTTAAAAAAATCATGGCAAATGTGGAGAAGGGGGTTCTTGCAAACAATAAGATTAAAGAAATCAAACAATTTTTGAAGGAAAACCCACCCTCTTCTAAAGTTTCTGTTGAGTTCAAAGGAGATCAAGAAGATCAGCAAGAGTCTCAGACCTTTCTTATCAATGCATTTGTGGTGGCCCTTTTTACTATCTTGATTATTCTCGTAGCTCAGTTCAACAGTTTCTTTAGCGCGTTCCTAGTTTTAAGTGCTGTTATTCTGGCGACAGCGGGGGGCCTCTTGGGGCTTTTAATTATGAATCAGCCCTTTAGTATTGTGATGGGAGGGATCGGGATGATTGCTTTGGCGGGGATTATTGTTAGTAATAATATTATTTTTATTGATACTTTTGATCATCTGTCGCAAACCAGCCAAAATATGAAAGAAGTCATTCTCAGAACGGGGGCTTTGCGTCTGCGTCCTATCGTGTTGACTCAGCTGACAGCGATCTTGGGGTTAATGCCCATTCTGCTGAGGCTTGATATAGATTTTATGAATTTTTCTGTCCATCAAGGGGCGCCTTCCAGTGCTTGGTGGGTACAACTCGCAACGGTTATTGCCTTTGGATTGGCCTTTGGATCCATTATTACGTTAATCGCAACGCCTTGTGCTTTGATGGTCAGAGAGAATTCCCGACGAAAGAAGGTATTAAAAGTAACAAAGAATATTGACCCAACATGATTTGGACACTATAGTCTCTGCTTGTGTGGGTACTTAGCTCAGCCGGTAGAGCATCTGACTTTTAATCAGGGGGTCATAGGTTCGAATCCTATAGTACCCACCACTTTTTCAAAAAGAGCCTCCTCACAGGTTTTTCCGCTTTAAAGTTATTTTTCTATAGAGTAAACTCTACACAAATGGTTTAGGCACATGTTGAATACGCTATCAAAGCAAACGGATACGCTTTTTAGAAAAACATCCCCCGTGAATACGGAGGCTGAGCAAGCTTTGTTGGGATGCATCCTTCACAATAATCATGCGTTGGAAAAAGTTTCTGACTTCTTAAGGGCAGAGCACTTTGCTGACAAAAACAATGGGAAAGTGTTTCGAGCCATTTGCCGTCTGATCGACCAAGGCAAAGTGGCAGATCCCATCACCTTAAAAGACTTTTTTGAAAAGGAACAAGACCTGAGCGAAATTGGGGGGGTCCACTATCTTCTTCAATTAGCAGATTCGGTTGTGTCTATCGGAAATGCGGCTCACTATGGTCAGCTTATTTATGACCTCTTCTTGAGACGTGAACTGATTGATATCGGGGAAGAGATGGTGGTGACAGCCCATGGCCATGACCTGGAAAAAGGGGCAGTGAACCAAATCGAAGAGGCTGAACAGAAATTATTTAATTTGGTATTAACGGGGGCTGGAACCGAATCCAAAGCACAATCTCTGCATGATTCTTTGGTGACTGCTTTAAAGATCGCAGAGGTTGCATATAAACGAGACAGCAAAGTGGTGGGAATCACCACCGGCCTTCGAGATATTGATAAGTGGTTGGGGGGATTACATCCTTCTGATTTGGTCATTGTGGCAGGTCGTCCTTCCATGGGAAAAACAGGTTTTGGGGCCACCATCGCCTTTAATGCGGCTTTGGCACGTCACCAAAAAAAGAATGAAGGCGGCGTTGTTGCCTTTTTCTCGTTAGAAATGTCATCAGACCAGATTGCTACTCGTTTATTGTCCCAAGAGGCTAAAATTACCTCTGATAAGATCAGGCGAGGGGAGCTTAGTTCCTCGGATTTTCCCAAACTGATTGAGGCCAACCGACGCATTAGTGAGCTGCCTCTATATATCGATGATACGCCGGCACTCACAGTATCTTCTCTTCGCACAAAAGCTAGAAGATTAAAGCGTCAACAGGGATTAGACATGATCGTAGTTGATTACCTTCAATTGATGCGGGGTGGGGTGAACAGTCTTGAAAACCGTGTCCAAGAAATTTCGGAAATCACGCGGGGACTCAAAGCGTTGGCAAAAGAATTACACGTACCCGTTATGGCCCTTTCACAATTGTCTCGTGCCGTTGAACAGCGGGATGACAAGCGGCCACATCTCTCTGACCTCCGAGAGTCTGGGTCCATTGAGCAAGATGCCGATGTGGTGATCTTTATTTATCGGGAAGAATATTATGAATCCCGTAAGGAACCTGAAGCAGGTACAGAAAAATATGCTGTTTGGCAAGAGAGGATGGAGACAATTCAGAATCAAGCTGATATTATTATAGCGAAGCAACGTCATGGTCCTGTTGGAACGGTAAAGCTCTTCTTTGATGCGAGATTCACGCATTTTGCTGACCTTGCAAAAACCCAGCAGAATTAATTTTGAACAGGGAATAAGAAAAGTGTTAACAAAACAGCAGCAAAAACTTCTATTTTTCATTAAAAGTTTT
This window encodes:
- a CDS encoding replicative DNA helicase, with product MLNTLSKQTDTLFRKTSPVNTEAEQALLGCILHNNHALEKVSDFLRAEHFADKNNGKVFRAICRLIDQGKVADPITLKDFFEKEQDLSEIGGVHYLLQLADSVVSIGNAAHYGQLIYDLFLRRELIDIGEEMVVTAHGHDLEKGAVNQIEEAEQKLFNLVLTGAGTESKAQSLHDSLVTALKIAEVAYKRDSKVVGITTGLRDIDKWLGGLHPSDLVIVAGRPSMGKTGFGATIAFNAALARHQKKNEGGVVAFFSLEMSSDQIATRLLSQEAKITSDKIRRGELSSSDFPKLIEANRRISELPLYIDDTPALTVSSLRTKARRLKRQQGLDMIVVDYLQLMRGGVNSLENRVQEISEITRGLKALAKELHVPVMALSQLSRAVEQRDDKRPHLSDLRESGSIEQDADVVIFIYREEYYESRKEPEAGTEKYAVWQERMETIQNQADIIIAKQRHGPVGTVKLFFDARFTHFADLAKTQQN